One window of the Acaryochloris sp. CCMEE 5410 genome contains the following:
- a CDS encoding EAL domain-containing protein: MQDTTQLGVNVIPGDITSPTLREARSHPPQAGQSGSGSPGKRVSRAHHLLVIKTSDHQQTVVLEAATYSIGRHPANSIVLNMGTVSRQHALLLRIHEPKTGNHFFRIIDGNIQGRRSRNGLWINGKRRFSHDLKDQEIISFGEDIQATYHLVTGFPEEYELDDLLAVNSLDPPTPSSLSTQTLLPSDTELRNLGEAALVRLSSFPELMPHPIIETDFSGSITYINPAAVAQFPDILESDQHPLLQGFLSEVKKADNTYFVREVHVCDRVFEQSIHCMPESQVIRSYLVDITQRKRAEQILRESEERYAAAARGANDGLWDWHLRSNRVYFSPRWKAMIGYEEEEISDRCEEWLDRLHPSDRDRLKQELSMHLKGETNHFQSEFRLRHKNGEYRWFRSRGMALRDADQQPYRIAGSQTDITEYHLAREQLVHDALHDALTCLPNRVLFMDRLTQAIKQYQRHPEDQFATLFLDLDRFKIINDSLGHMIGDRLLIEVGNRLQFCLRDQDTVARIGGDEFVILLNTIQNMEHVLQTAERIQQQLKQAFSIEGHEIFTGTSIGIALSSPEYQHAEELLRDADTAMYRAKNLGKNRYEIFSSSMRSQVLALSQLENDLRRAIDRQEFQLFYQPIVSLDTQNLVGLEALVRWHHPERGLILPSEFVPMAEEAGLIIPLGGWVLAQACRQMQLWQQHYSLATDLQLNVNISSRQFSQPNFVNDIHAVLEDTNLPCHRLKLEITEGVLMDHASDVADKLDAIKTLGIKLGIDDFGTGYSSLNYLNAFPVDTLKIDRSFVERMSSEEGFEIVRTIVNLAHNLHMDVVAEGVELEEQAEELTQMNCEYAQGYLFSEPTDTVGMEEFLLNYCN, encoded by the coding sequence GTGCAAGATACCACTCAGCTCGGTGTGAATGTGATTCCAGGAGATATCACATCCCCTACGCTTAGAGAAGCTCGTAGTCATCCTCCCCAAGCCGGACAGTCTGGTTCGGGTTCTCCTGGGAAAAGAGTCAGTCGCGCCCATCATCTGCTGGTGATCAAAACCAGCGACCATCAGCAAACTGTCGTCTTAGAAGCGGCCACCTATTCTATTGGACGCCATCCTGCTAATTCCATTGTGTTGAATATGGGAACCGTCTCCCGCCAACATGCGCTATTGCTACGGATTCATGAACCGAAGACGGGAAATCATTTCTTTCGTATTATTGATGGCAATATTCAGGGGCGGCGTAGCCGTAATGGCTTATGGATTAACGGGAAGCGCCGATTTTCTCATGATCTCAAAGATCAGGAAATCATCTCTTTTGGCGAGGATATTCAAGCCACCTATCACTTAGTTACGGGGTTCCCTGAAGAGTATGAGCTCGATGACTTGCTTGCTGTAAACTCTCTAGACCCGCCTACTCCTTCGTCCCTCAGTACTCAGACTCTCCTGCCCTCCGATACAGAATTACGCAATTTGGGAGAAGCGGCTCTGGTTCGTCTCTCCTCTTTTCCGGAGTTAATGCCCCATCCCATCATTGAAACGGATTTTAGCGGCAGCATCACTTACATTAATCCGGCAGCGGTGGCTCAGTTTCCAGATATTTTGGAGTCCGATCAGCATCCCCTATTGCAAGGATTTTTATCTGAAGTCAAGAAAGCGGACAATACCTACTTTGTGCGGGAAGTACATGTTTGCGATCGCGTCTTTGAACAGTCTATTCACTGCATGCCGGAAAGCCAGGTGATTCGCAGTTATCTCGTCGATATTACCCAGCGCAAACGGGCCGAACAAATTCTCCGAGAAAGCGAAGAACGCTATGCGGCGGCGGCTCGGGGGGCTAATGATGGTCTCTGGGACTGGCACTTGCGATCCAATCGGGTGTATTTTTCCCCCCGCTGGAAAGCGATGATTGGCTATGAAGAAGAGGAAATTAGCGATCGCTGCGAAGAATGGCTTGATCGGCTTCACCCCAGCGATCGTGATCGGCTCAAGCAAGAATTATCGATGCATCTCAAGGGTGAAACCAACCACTTTCAAAGTGAATTTCGCTTGCGTCATAAAAATGGGGAATATCGCTGGTTCCGCAGTCGGGGTATGGCCTTGCGTGATGCCGATCAGCAGCCCTACCGCATTGCGGGTTCCCAGACGGATATCACGGAATATCACTTGGCCCGAGAGCAGTTGGTGCACGATGCCCTCCATGATGCCTTAACCTGCTTACCCAATCGGGTATTATTCATGGATCGCCTCACCCAGGCCATTAAGCAATACCAGCGCCACCCTGAGGATCAGTTTGCCACTTTATTTTTGGACTTAGATCGGTTCAAAATTATCAACGATAGTCTGGGCCATATGATTGGCGATCGGCTGTTAATCGAAGTGGGTAACCGACTGCAATTTTGCCTGCGCGATCAAGATACCGTTGCTCGCATTGGCGGGGATGAATTTGTGATTTTGTTGAACACCATCCAGAATATGGAGCATGTTCTTCAGACGGCTGAACGAATCCAACAGCAGTTAAAGCAGGCTTTTAGCATTGAGGGCCATGAGATTTTTACGGGCACTAGTATCGGGATTGCCCTGAGCAGCCCTGAATACCAACATGCGGAAGAATTGCTGCGAGATGCGGACACCGCTATGTACCGGGCTAAAAACCTGGGTAAAAATCGGTACGAAATCTTTAGTAGCAGTATGCGATCGCAAGTGCTGGCCCTCTCTCAACTCGAAAATGATCTGCGGCGAGCTATTGATCGGCAAGAGTTTCAGCTGTTCTATCAACCAATTGTGTCTTTAGATACCCAAAACCTAGTGGGGCTAGAGGCCTTGGTGCGTTGGCATCATCCAGAACGGGGCTTAATCCTGCCGTCGGAGTTTGTGCCGATGGCGGAAGAGGCCGGTCTGATTATTCCCTTAGGCGGGTGGGTATTGGCCCAAGCCTGCCGTCAAATGCAGCTGTGGCAACAGCATTACAGCTTGGCCACGGATCTACAGCTCAATGTCAATATTTCGAGTCGGCAATTTTCTCAACCCAACTTTGTCAACGATATCCATGCCGTTCTCGAAGACACGAACTTACCCTGTCACCGGCTTAAGCTAGAGATTACCGAAGGGGTGCTTATGGATCATGCTTCAGATGTGGCCGATAAGCTGGATGCTATTAAGACCTTGGGCATCAAACTGGGCATTGATGACTTTGGCACTGGCTATTCTTCCTTGAATTATCTGAATGCGTTCCCAGTAGATACCCTCAAAATTGATCGCTCCTTTGTGGAGCGTATGAGTTCTGAAGAAGGGTTTGAGATTGTCAGAACTATTGTCAACCTAGCCCATAACCTTCATATGGATGTGGTGGCGGAAGGCGTAGAGCTAGAAGAACAAGCCGAAGAACTGACCCAAATGAATTGTGAATATGCCCAAGGCTATTTATTCTCAGAACCCACGGATACAGTGGGCATGGAGGAATTTCTGCTCAACTATTGCAATTAG
- the nth gene encoding endonuclease III: MPRPAAKKVKALELLDRLKQLYPDATCSLTYETPVQLLVATILSAQCTDERVNQVTPALFEAYPDALAFAEADRDALETLIRSTGFYRNKAKHIQGACQKIVRDFDGQVPNQMDLLLTLPGVARKTANVVLAHGYGINMGVTVDTHVKRLSNRLGLTHHQDPVKIEQDLMKLLPQEDWENWSIRLIYHGRAVCSARKPTCDRCALNDLCPSAGQVTPARSPKK, encoded by the coding sequence ATGCCTCGACCTGCTGCCAAAAAAGTAAAGGCCTTAGAATTACTCGATCGCCTCAAACAGCTCTATCCAGATGCAACCTGTAGCTTGACCTATGAAACACCGGTTCAGCTTCTAGTAGCGACGATTCTGTCGGCTCAGTGTACGGATGAGCGGGTGAATCAAGTGACCCCAGCCCTGTTTGAAGCCTATCCAGATGCCCTTGCCTTCGCCGAAGCGGATCGGGATGCATTAGAGACGCTCATTCGCTCAACGGGGTTTTATCGCAACAAAGCCAAGCATATTCAAGGGGCTTGCCAAAAGATTGTCAGGGACTTTGACGGCCAGGTCCCGAATCAAATGGATCTTTTGTTAACCCTACCTGGGGTGGCCCGCAAGACCGCTAATGTTGTCCTAGCCCATGGCTATGGCATTAATATGGGGGTCACCGTAGATACCCACGTCAAGCGCTTAAGCAATCGGCTGGGACTAACTCACCATCAAGATCCCGTCAAAATTGAGCAGGATTTGATGAAGCTGTTACCCCAAGAAGATTGGGAAAACTGGTCGATTCGCCTGATTTACCATGGTCGAGCCGTTTGTAGTGCGCGCAAACCCACTTGTGATCGGTGTGCTCTGAATGATCTCTGCCCATCCGCAGGTCAGGTCACCCCAGCTCGCTCTCCCAAAAAGTAA
- a CDS encoding uracil-DNA glycosylase family protein yields the protein MPDGEQISLFDWQETETVSEAVTHEEISASPQVPIPKGFYQNLQELTTHCQQCQRCDLAPSRTHVVVSRGNPEAPILIIGEGPGQHEDETGLPFVGRAGQLLDKILASVKLDSQNDVYICNIVKCRPPGNRAPTSDESAACKPYLLEQIRLVNPKIILLTGATAVRGLTGDKRGITKIRGQWLAWQNYLCMPILHPAYLLRNPSPEPGKPKWLMWQDIQAVRAKLDELLQIP from the coding sequence ATGCCTGACGGAGAACAAATCAGTTTATTTGATTGGCAAGAAACCGAAACCGTGTCAGAAGCGGTGACCCACGAAGAGATCTCTGCGAGTCCACAGGTTCCTATCCCTAAAGGGTTTTACCAAAATCTACAAGAGTTAACGACTCATTGCCAACAATGTCAGCGATGTGATTTAGCCCCCAGTCGCACCCATGTGGTCGTCAGTCGGGGGAACCCGGAAGCCCCCATTCTGATCATTGGCGAAGGCCCTGGTCAACATGAAGATGAAACAGGGTTACCATTCGTGGGCCGAGCCGGACAGTTACTAGACAAAATCTTGGCCTCTGTCAAACTCGATTCCCAAAACGATGTTTATATTTGCAATATTGTTAAATGCCGTCCACCAGGCAATCGAGCCCCGACGTCAGACGAGTCAGCAGCTTGTAAGCCCTATCTGCTAGAACAGATCCGCCTTGTGAACCCCAAGATTATCCTACTGACAGGAGCAACAGCAGTACGGGGACTGACAGGAGATAAACGAGGCATTACCAAAATCCGTGGGCAATGGTTAGCATGGCAAAACTATCTGTGCATGCCCATCTTGCATCCTGCCTACCTCCTTAGAAATCCCTCTCCTGAGCCTGGCAAACCCAAGTGGTTAATGTGGCAAGATATTCAAGCCGTTCGGGCGAAACTAGATGAGCTGCTGCAGATACCTTAA
- the cysS gene encoding cysteine--tRNA ligase, producing MPLQIYNTLSRTKEPFTTLEAGKVQFYCCGVTVYDYCHLGHARSYIVWDIVRRYLQWRGYDVTYVQNYTDIDDKILKRATQTGQDWQVVTQTFIQAYEADMARLNILAADAYPKATESIPAIVNLIQDLETRGVAYAAQGDVYFAVEKFPGYGKLSGRLLDQMEAGASGRVEQLEPAEQKKRHPLDFALWKATKPGEPSWDSPWGPGRPGWHIECSAMVNQCLGAEIDIHAGGSDLVFPHHENEIAQSEAGLTPRLARYWMHNGFVNVGGEKMSKSLGNFTTIRQLLDTPLPILAGKTLHPMALRLFVLQAQYRKPIDFTDDAIAAAQQSWQTLKEGLLFGYDYGAQLQWSDYTDPDFGNPANMRIPDPNVAVQRFQLAMDDDFNSPSGLVVLFELAKDLRKAGNILSHQGETSTTSEQLREQWQTLVCLSQVLGLEAQPDSDAASTDSEDGLSEQAIAALIEERQAARQAKNYAESDRIRDQLKAEGITLIDQSGGVTRWLRE from the coding sequence ATGCCCCTGCAAATTTACAACACCCTGAGTCGGACCAAAGAGCCGTTTACAACCCTCGAAGCTGGCAAAGTGCAGTTCTACTGCTGTGGGGTGACGGTCTATGACTATTGCCATTTGGGCCATGCTCGGTCTTATATTGTTTGGGATATTGTTCGACGATATCTGCAATGGCGGGGGTATGACGTTACCTATGTGCAGAACTACACGGATATTGACGATAAGATTCTCAAGCGGGCGACACAGACAGGTCAAGATTGGCAGGTTGTAACCCAGACCTTTATCCAGGCCTATGAAGCAGATATGGCTCGCCTCAATATCTTGGCAGCAGATGCTTATCCCAAAGCCACTGAATCGATACCGGCCATCGTTAACCTGATCCAAGACCTCGAAACAAGGGGGGTAGCTTATGCTGCCCAAGGCGATGTCTACTTTGCCGTTGAAAAGTTTCCAGGTTATGGAAAACTTTCTGGACGATTGCTCGATCAGATGGAAGCAGGGGCCAGCGGCCGCGTCGAACAGCTTGAACCCGCTGAGCAAAAGAAACGTCATCCCCTAGATTTCGCTTTGTGGAAAGCCACTAAACCTGGCGAACCGAGCTGGGACTCTCCCTGGGGACCTGGGCGTCCCGGATGGCATATTGAGTGCTCAGCCATGGTGAATCAATGCTTAGGTGCTGAAATTGATATTCATGCGGGGGGCTCAGATTTAGTTTTTCCCCACCATGAGAATGAGATTGCCCAATCGGAAGCGGGTTTAACCCCCCGACTAGCCCGCTACTGGATGCATAACGGGTTTGTGAATGTTGGCGGGGAAAAGATGTCTAAATCCCTGGGGAACTTCACGACCATTCGCCAGCTTTTGGATACACCCTTGCCGATTTTGGCAGGGAAAACCCTGCATCCTATGGCTTTAAGACTGTTTGTTTTGCAAGCCCAGTATCGCAAGCCGATTGATTTTACCGATGATGCGATCGCAGCCGCGCAGCAAAGTTGGCAAACCCTGAAAGAGGGGCTGCTGTTTGGCTATGACTACGGGGCTCAACTGCAATGGTCAGACTATACCGATCCAGATTTTGGCAATCCCGCCAATATGCGAATTCCAGATCCGAATGTTGCGGTTCAGCGGTTTCAACTCGCCATGGATGATGACTTTAATTCACCCAGTGGATTAGTTGTCTTATTCGAACTGGCTAAGGATTTACGCAAAGCCGGTAATATTCTCAGTCATCAAGGCGAAACGTCTACCACGAGTGAACAGCTTCGAGAGCAGTGGCAAACTTTAGTCTGCTTATCCCAGGTATTGGGTCTGGAGGCTCAACCTGACTCTGATGCAGCCTCCACAGACTCGGAAGATGGCCTCAGTGAGCAAGCGATTGCAGCCTTGATTGAGGAGCGACAGGCGGCTCGCCAGGCTAAGAACTATGCCGAAAGCGATCGGATTCGAGATCAGCTTAAAGCAGAAGGCATTACCCTAATCGATCAGTCTGGTGGGGTCACTCGGTGGTTACGGGAATAA
- a CDS encoding class I SAM-dependent methyltransferase produces MTLKLKPDWAGEDWLSKLVNLLIQTKPIYAVMKRQARQVLIKTAEKNGVPWRQNYQTLATSNTQDFFDRTNNPNLVYPDYYQVPFHAYEHGNLCWPAAFEAESATYAMALRVWPQEDLTWEMAQDRLRASFHQVLADYGPAQVTHILDMGCSVGISSFALHRYYQSTQAHPVHTTGLDLSPYMLAIAHKRDVNQEITWHHGKAEETGLPDAALDLVTLQFVIHELPREITQQIFAEALRILRPGGCIALVDNNPKSPVIQNLPPALFTLMKSTEPWSDDYYTFDVESALTAAGFEHTVTTASDPRHRTIIGTKPQEEGFIPVTTE; encoded by the coding sequence ATGACTCTGAAGCTTAAGCCGGACTGGGCAGGAGAAGATTGGCTCTCGAAATTAGTCAATCTCCTGATTCAGACCAAGCCCATTTATGCCGTCATGAAACGGCAAGCCCGCCAGGTGCTGATTAAGACAGCCGAGAAGAATGGGGTGCCTTGGCGCCAAAACTACCAAACATTAGCCACCTCCAATACCCAAGATTTCTTTGACCGGACGAACAATCCGAATTTGGTCTATCCCGACTATTATCAAGTGCCTTTCCATGCCTATGAACATGGTAATTTATGCTGGCCTGCTGCTTTTGAAGCCGAATCCGCAACCTATGCCATGGCATTACGGGTTTGGCCCCAAGAAGATCTGACCTGGGAAATGGCCCAAGACCGTTTACGGGCTAGTTTTCATCAAGTCCTGGCCGACTATGGTCCGGCCCAAGTGACCCATATTTTGGATATGGGCTGTTCAGTAGGGATTTCATCCTTTGCCCTCCATCGCTACTATCAGTCCACTCAAGCTCATCCAGTCCACACCACTGGCCTAGATCTCTCTCCCTATATGCTGGCGATCGCTCACAAACGGGATGTGAACCAGGAGATCACTTGGCACCATGGCAAAGCAGAAGAGACGGGGCTACCCGATGCTGCATTGGATCTGGTGACCCTCCAATTTGTGATTCACGAACTGCCCCGAGAGATAACCCAGCAAATTTTTGCAGAAGCACTGCGAATTCTGAGGCCAGGGGGATGCATAGCTCTCGTCGACAACAACCCTAAATCTCCCGTGATCCAAAATTTACCACCTGCGCTATTCACATTGATGAAAAGCACAGAACCCTGGAGTGATGACTACTACACCTTTGATGTGGAGTCTGCGTTAACAGCAGCTGGCTTTGAACATACCGTCACCACAGCAAGCGATCCACGCCACCGCACCATCATTGGCACAAAGCCTCAGGAAGAAGGGTTTATTCCCGTAACCACCGAGTGA
- the rpsN gene encoding 30S ribosomal protein S14, whose translation MAKKGMVEREKKRERLVAKYAHKRQALLEQISQASSQQERMDLHRQLQRLPRNSAPTRLRNRCWVTGRSRGYYRDFGLSRHVLREMAHEGLLPGVTKSSW comes from the coding sequence ATGGCTAAAAAAGGCATGGTTGAGCGCGAAAAAAAGCGAGAAAGACTCGTTGCTAAATACGCTCACAAGCGCCAAGCGCTACTCGAACAAATTTCTCAAGCCTCCTCTCAGCAAGAGCGGATGGATCTACACCGACAGCTTCAACGCCTTCCTCGGAATAGCGCGCCAACTCGCTTGCGCAATCGTTGCTGGGTCACTGGGCGGTCTCGGGGCTATTATCGAGATTTTGGCTTATCCCGACATGTATTACGGGAAATGGCCCACGAAGGTTTATTGCCAGGTGTCACTAAGTCTAGCTGGTAG
- the coaD gene encoding pantetheine-phosphate adenylyltransferase, protein MIAVYPGSFDPITLGHLDIIERGCNLFGSVIVAVARNPNKAPLFSVQQRLQQIQTCTQHLANLELDTFDTLTVTYTQKRQAQVLLRGLRALSDFEYELQMAHTNHSLSPHIETVFLATSNEYSFLSSSLVKEIAKFGGSVAHLVPENVAIELEECFTKTPPSVSIPPPTAPSTPTD, encoded by the coding sequence ATGATTGCAGTCTATCCTGGCAGTTTTGACCCCATTACTTTAGGGCATCTCGATATTATTGAACGAGGATGCAACTTGTTTGGATCAGTCATTGTTGCCGTAGCTCGCAATCCCAACAAAGCACCTTTGTTTTCGGTTCAACAACGCCTTCAGCAAATTCAAACCTGTACCCAGCACCTTGCCAACTTAGAGCTTGACACATTTGATACACTAACAGTGACTTATACGCAAAAGCGGCAAGCGCAAGTGTTGTTGCGGGGGTTGAGGGCGTTGTCCGATTTTGAGTATGAGCTACAAATGGCTCATACCAACCACAGCTTATCTCCCCATATCGAAACTGTGTTTCTGGCCACCTCCAACGAATATAGCTTTCTCAGCAGTAGCTTAGTCAAAGAGATTGCCAAGTTTGGTGGATCAGTTGCTCATCTTGTCCCTGAAAACGTTGCCATTGAGTTAGAAGAATGCTTCACCAAGACTCCACCTTCAGTGTCGATACCACCGCCAACGGCACCGAGTACTCCCACGGACTAG
- the rseP gene encoding RIP metalloprotease RseP, translating into MPPFAGIFIMIGILGLLIAVHELGHFLAARLQGIHVNRFSIGFGPVLWKYQGEQTEYALRSIPLGGYVGFPDEDPESSIPLTDPDLMRNRPVLDRAIVISAGVIANMILAYVLLVAEVGIVGVPGGVQYQPGVLIAQVATDVSSVAANAGIQSRDIVLAVDGQPLGQAEAARDSLMKSIQDNDGQPIQLHIKRQDQELDISIIPERTDDGLARIGVQLAPNGRLVRRPIQHVGELFGTAAQEFQKIVGFMAHTLSELVGNFRESASQVAGPVGIVAIGADMARTDMSSLFQFAAVISVNLAFINILPLPALDGGQLAFLLLEGLRGKPLPNKIQEGVMQVSLFLLLGLGVFMIVLDTAKLMT; encoded by the coding sequence ATGCCTCCCTTTGCTGGAATTTTCATCATGATCGGTATTCTAGGACTGCTGATTGCTGTCCATGAATTAGGTCACTTTCTTGCTGCGAGACTGCAAGGCATCCATGTAAACCGCTTTTCCATTGGTTTTGGCCCGGTCTTATGGAAATACCAGGGTGAGCAAACTGAGTATGCTTTGCGGAGTATTCCCTTGGGGGGGTACGTCGGATTCCCAGATGAAGATCCCGAGAGTTCTATTCCTCTTACCGATCCAGATTTGATGCGCAATCGACCCGTGTTGGACCGGGCCATTGTTATCAGTGCCGGGGTGATTGCCAATATGATTTTGGCCTATGTGCTCCTGGTTGCAGAAGTTGGTATTGTTGGGGTTCCCGGTGGTGTGCAGTACCAGCCAGGGGTGTTAATTGCTCAAGTGGCAACGGATGTGAGTTCTGTGGCTGCTAATGCAGGCATCCAATCGAGAGATATTGTCCTCGCCGTTGATGGACAGCCCCTAGGCCAAGCAGAGGCTGCTCGGGATTCCCTGATGAAATCCATCCAAGACAACGATGGTCAGCCCATTCAGTTGCATATTAAACGGCAAGACCAAGAGCTAGACATCAGCATTATTCCTGAACGAACGGATGATGGACTAGCCCGCATTGGGGTTCAGCTTGCTCCCAATGGTCGTTTAGTGCGCCGTCCGATTCAACATGTCGGCGAGTTGTTTGGTACTGCGGCCCAAGAATTTCAGAAAATCGTGGGTTTTATGGCTCATACCCTTAGTGAATTGGTGGGTAATTTTAGAGAATCCGCCAGCCAAGTTGCAGGTCCTGTGGGTATTGTTGCCATTGGTGCTGATATGGCGCGAACGGATATGAGCAGCCTGTTCCAGTTTGCCGCAGTCATTAGCGTCAACTTGGCTTTTATCAATATCCTGCCGTTACCAGCGTTAGATGGTGGTCAATTAGCGTTCTTACTCCTGGAAGGACTCCGAGGGAAGCCATTGCCTAACAAGATTCAAGAAGGTGTCATGCAGGTTAGCCTCTTTCTCTTGTTGGGGCTGGGGGTATTTATGATTGTTCTGGATACCGCCAAACTAATGACTTAG
- a CDS encoding GIY-YIG nuclease family protein translates to MSVENLVTPLADLEAIPYLDADGMLPQQFAGKIGVYAIFGEDQSLQYVGYSRDTFLSLKQHLIRQPRLCYWLKVQTIDRPNRTLLEEIRSTWIQGNDAPVPGNHSDQSKWEQAIDVKAAMTDEEQAQHQDPALDERSQLKVLKNAARRLEAEIMEILNQRGLQEPLRFNPKLKETGLLDLK, encoded by the coding sequence ATGTCTGTAGAGAATCTCGTTACCCCTCTCGCCGACTTGGAAGCGATCCCCTATCTAGATGCCGACGGGATGCTCCCCCAACAATTTGCTGGCAAAATTGGTGTCTATGCCATCTTTGGGGAAGATCAAAGCCTCCAATATGTGGGGTACTCAAGAGATACCTTTCTCAGCCTCAAACAGCACTTAATTCGTCAACCTCGTTTATGCTATTGGCTGAAAGTCCAAACTATTGACCGTCCCAACCGTACCCTACTGGAAGAGATACGGAGTACCTGGATTCAAGGCAATGATGCGCCAGTCCCCGGTAACCACAGCGATCAGAGCAAGTGGGAACAGGCCATTGACGTCAAAGCCGCAATGACCGATGAAGAACAGGCCCAACATCAAGACCCCGCTTTAGACGAGCGCAGCCAGCTCAAAGTTCTTAAAAATGCGGCTCGCCGTCTAGAAGCTGAAATCATGGAGATCCTGAACCAGCGTGGCTTACAAGAGCCTCTGCGGTTTAACCCTAAGTTAAAAGAGACGGGTTTGTTAGATTTGAAATAA
- a CDS encoding sensor histidine kinase KdpD has protein sequence MNAWVLPTISEGFRESEPDLDWWSEPQSTQAETEWHAAIGTLLSMLLTTQEINISQAGGNPSNLNQLQGLILTGPTPLLSDLGLFAHFHTWALIPTHGTALQLPPCAQLKAESATQSAQTIPLLPADPQLAERFCLVLTASFCWVATLKPSVDQGACFQFSFIPETVNQVLQSVRSRIQLTRPHELAAFDALLQQWPTVEPHYQIPLQFSRQLLHNYRQVSAILPELSLHRAAKPTAMKADGLEQGEAVSKRNTHQKGPEVDLLKALAHEVRTPLTTIQTFTQLLLKRSDLPAEVLKRLEAIRRECHEQIDRFSLIFRAMELTTAETTPTIQLMSISVQEVLTTNVPRWQKQADRRSLSFELDMPEQLPAIAISDPNMLEQVLTGLIEQLSHRLPIGSQMQLQIALAGDQLKLELRSDQTMTNPDSAADLPMLKAIGDLLMLQPETGNLSLSLPVTKQLFEILGGKLTVRQNQQQGEVLTIFLPLGTDSTAY, from the coding sequence GTGAATGCATGGGTCTTGCCGACAATTAGCGAAGGGTTTCGGGAGAGCGAGCCAGACTTAGATTGGTGGTCTGAGCCTCAATCCACTCAGGCTGAAACGGAATGGCATGCTGCAATTGGTACGCTCCTATCCATGTTGCTGACGACCCAGGAAATAAATATTAGCCAAGCTGGGGGGAACCCGTCCAATCTTAACCAGCTTCAAGGTTTGATCTTGACGGGGCCGACGCCTCTATTGAGTGATTTGGGCTTATTTGCCCATTTCCATACCTGGGCCTTAATCCCCACCCATGGCACTGCATTACAGTTGCCGCCCTGTGCTCAGTTGAAGGCTGAATCAGCCACTCAGTCTGCCCAGACAATTCCCTTACTCCCCGCTGATCCACAATTAGCAGAACGATTTTGTTTGGTGCTGACGGCTTCTTTTTGTTGGGTCGCTACTTTAAAGCCTTCTGTCGATCAAGGAGCATGCTTTCAGTTCTCCTTTATCCCAGAAACCGTGAATCAGGTGCTCCAAAGTGTACGGTCGCGCATTCAACTCACTCGACCACATGAATTGGCAGCGTTTGATGCCCTGCTGCAGCAGTGGCCAACGGTAGAGCCTCACTATCAAATTCCGCTGCAATTTAGCCGTCAACTGTTGCATAACTACCGCCAAGTTTCAGCTATCTTGCCTGAGCTTTCTCTCCACCGTGCGGCTAAACCAACAGCGATGAAAGCTGATGGGTTAGAGCAGGGGGAAGCGGTTTCAAAGCGCAACACACATCAGAAAGGCCCAGAAGTTGATTTATTAAAAGCCTTAGCTCATGAAGTGCGAACACCTCTGACCACCATCCAAACCTTTACTCAACTATTGCTAAAACGCTCAGATTTACCGGCAGAAGTATTGAAACGACTCGAAGCGATACGACGAGAATGTCATGAGCAAATTGATCGCTTTAGCCTAATTTTTAGGGCAATGGAGCTGACCACTGCTGAGACAACACCCACCATTCAGCTTATGTCTATTTCGGTTCAGGAGGTTTTAACCACGAATGTTCCGCGCTGGCAAAAGCAGGCCGATCGGCGCAGTCTCTCTTTTGAGTTAGATATGCCGGAGCAACTGCCTGCGATCGCAATTAGTGATCCCAATATGTTGGAACAGGTGCTCACAGGCTTAATCGAGCAACTCAGCCATCGCTTGCCCATCGGTAGTCAAATGCAGTTACAAATTGCCCTAGCAGGCGATCAGCTCAAATTAGAGCTTCGTTCTGATCAAACCATGACGAATCCAGATTCAGCTGCTGATTTGCCCATGCTCAAAGCAATAGGTGATTTACTCATGCTGCAACCTGAAACGGGCAATTTGAGCTTGAGTTTACCGGTGACCAAACAACTGTTCGAAATCTTAGGCGGGAAACTCACTGTCCGCCAAAATCAGCAGCAAGGTGAAGTCTTGACAATCTTTTTGCCCCTAGGGACAGATAGTACTGCATACTAA